One segment of Carya illinoinensis cultivar Pawnee chromosome 1, C.illinoinensisPawnee_v1, whole genome shotgun sequence DNA contains the following:
- the LOC122301875 gene encoding LOB domain-containing protein 11-like yields MGSQDLARGCRVQQPCAACRMLRRKCERNCLLAPYFPCEEMDKFAGVHKVFGASNVIKMIQMVDEACRDDAVKAIVYEATARLRDPVYGSVGPIFHLQKMVEELKAQLESIKAQILESQQQRDQMLGILMNVHHTDLLSSIDNPVFDHLDGFAFANDTNMQGFDPVVFPPEFDWDF; encoded by the exons ATGGGATCCCAAGATCTGGCACGAGGCTGCAGGGTCCAGCAACCGTGTGCCGCTTGCAGAATGCTCCGTCGGAAATGTGAAAGGAATTGCTTGCTTGCGCCATACTTTCCCTGTGAAGAAATGGACAAGTTTGCTGGTGTGCATAAAGTGTTTGGTGCAAGCAATGTTATCAAAATGATTCAG ATGGTGGATGAGGCATGCAGGGATGATGCTGTTAAAGCAATAGTCTACGAAGCAACGGCAAGGCTGAGAGACCCTGTTTATGGCAGTGTTGGACCCATTTTTCATTTGCAAAAGATGGTTGAGGAACTCAAAGCGCAGCTTGAATCCATTAAAGCTCAAATTTTAGAGTCGCAACAACAAAGAGACCAGATGTTGGGCATTCTTATGAACGTTCATCACACCGATCTTCTCTCTTCAATTGATAATCCAGTCTTCGATCATCTTGATGGTTTCGCCTTTGCTAATGATACCAATATGCAGGGATTTGATCCTGTTGTATTTCCGCCAGAATTTGACTGGGATTTCTGA